The Rhodocytophaga rosea genome has a segment encoding these proteins:
- the rpe gene encoding ribulose-phosphate 3-epimerase → MKPILAPSILAADFTNLGRDIELINQSQADWIHFDVMDGHFVPNISFGLPVCEAVHRIARKPLDVHLMITEPDRYLEAFAKAGAAHITVHLEACTHLHRTIHHIQELGCKAGVALNPHTPVQLLEDIIADLDIVLVMTVNPGFGGQKFIEHSYQKIAALKELIAQHRSHALIEVDGGVNEQNTPALIQAGAQVLVAGNFVFSSPNPTLTIENLKNTVVSYKV, encoded by the coding sequence ATGAAACCCATACTTGCTCCTTCCATTCTGGCGGCTGACTTTACTAACCTGGGCCGGGATATCGAACTCATCAATCAAAGCCAGGCCGACTGGATTCATTTTGATGTCATGGATGGGCATTTTGTACCCAATATCTCTTTTGGCCTGCCGGTATGTGAAGCGGTTCACCGGATCGCCCGTAAACCACTGGATGTGCATTTAATGATTACCGAGCCAGACCGTTACCTGGAAGCCTTTGCCAAGGCTGGAGCGGCGCATATTACTGTACACCTGGAAGCCTGTACTCACCTGCACCGCACTATTCACCATATTCAGGAATTAGGTTGTAAAGCAGGCGTCGCCCTCAATCCGCATACGCCAGTACAATTGCTTGAAGATATTATTGCTGACCTCGATATTGTGCTTGTAATGACGGTGAACCCAGGCTTTGGCGGTCAAAAATTTATCGAACACAGCTACCAGAAGATCGCTGCTCTTAAAGAATTGATCGCCCAGCACCGTTCGCATGCCTTAATTGAAGTGGATGGAGGTGTAAATGAACAGAATACGCCGGCATTAATTCAGGCTGGTGCGCAGGTACTGGTGGCAGGTAACTTTGTTTTCTCTTCTCCCAATCCCACCTTAACCATCGAAAATTTAAAAAATACAGTAGTTTCCTATAAAGTGTAA
- a CDS encoding DUF3500 domain-containing protein, with protein MKKFFVIIGCLLAGLQVSYGQAAASKQLKPRELREMAATVQQFLNVLPDSLKQKAVFPFDDEERFNWHFTPRPRKGACYKSMNQSQRQAALAIIQTVLSEKGNAKTIAIMELEIILKALENREPNDHYRDPENYYFTVFGTPGGKEPWAWRMEGHHISLNFSSVTGQLLSSTPAFLGSNPAIVPDGPQKGKQILKLEEDLARSLMQSFSAEQLKTVIIDVKAPGEIITSNKRKAILESSQGIRMAEMSLIQKKRFMELLNVYLDNFNEELAVNHMKKIRKAGLDNLRFAWAGSQERGQGHYYRIHGPTLLIEYDNTQTHANHVHTVVRDLTDDFGEDILKKHYDQQAHGK; from the coding sequence ATGAAGAAATTTTTTGTCATCATAGGCTGCCTATTGGCAGGATTGCAGGTGAGCTATGGACAGGCTGCTGCCAGCAAACAACTAAAACCCCGTGAACTGAGAGAAATGGCAGCAACTGTGCAGCAATTTCTAAATGTATTGCCAGATTCCCTGAAGCAAAAAGCCGTATTTCCGTTTGACGATGAGGAGCGCTTTAACTGGCATTTTACACCCCGTCCCCGGAAAGGTGCCTGTTATAAATCCATGAACCAATCCCAGAGGCAGGCAGCGCTGGCCATTATCCAGACGGTATTGAGTGAGAAGGGCAATGCCAAAACTATAGCAATTATGGAACTGGAAATTATACTAAAAGCCCTGGAAAATAGAGAACCTAATGATCACTACCGCGATCCTGAAAACTATTATTTTACGGTTTTTGGTACCCCAGGCGGCAAAGAACCCTGGGCCTGGCGGATGGAAGGACATCATATTTCGCTGAACTTTTCTTCGGTTACCGGGCAATTGCTTTCCAGCACACCAGCTTTTCTGGGCTCTAATCCGGCCATTGTTCCAGATGGCCCTCAAAAAGGAAAACAGATCTTAAAACTGGAAGAAGACCTGGCCAGAAGCCTGATGCAGTCTTTTTCGGCAGAACAGTTGAAAACCGTCATTATTGATGTAAAAGCGCCCGGAGAAATTATTACCAGCAATAAACGCAAAGCCATACTGGAGTCCAGCCAGGGTATCCGGATGGCTGAGATGAGCCTGATCCAGAAAAAACGGTTTATGGAACTGCTGAATGTATACCTGGATAATTTTAACGAAGAACTGGCTGTAAACCACATGAAGAAAATCAGGAAAGCAGGCCTGGACAATCTTCGTTTTGCCTGGGCTGGCAGCCAGGAAAGAGGACAAGGCCATTATTACCGCATTCACGGACCCACCCTGCTGATCGAATATGATAATACCCAGACCCATGCAAACCATGTACACACCGTTGTCCGCGACCTGACGGATGACTTCGGAGAGGATATTCTCAAGAAACACTACGATCAACAGGCACATGGGAAATAA
- a CDS encoding RluA family pseudouridine synthase, whose amino-acid sequence MNADIEKEEWNEDEDLFEHYRIQVDKGQSLLRVDKFLMDRIPNATRNKLQQAIDSEAVKVNDKVIKSSYKVKPADVITISLPQPPRDTEIIPENIPLDIVYEDEDVLVVNKPAGMVVHPAYNNWTGTLVNALTYHFQHLPTSQNGEGRPGLVHRLDKDTSGLLAVAKTELAMAHLARQFYDHSIERTYYALVWGEPKLESGTIDAHVGRSLKDRRVTAVFPEGEFGRNAVTHYKVLKPLRYVSLVQCNLETGRTHQIRAHMQYLGHPLFNDATYGGDKILKGTSFTKYRQFVDNCFKLIPRQALHAKSLGFTHPRTKEWKQFDSPLPEDFSSVLEKWEKYVNTV is encoded by the coding sequence ATGAATGCAGATATTGAAAAGGAAGAATGGAATGAAGATGAAGATTTATTTGAACACTACCGGATACAGGTAGATAAAGGGCAATCACTGTTGCGGGTTGACAAGTTTCTGATGGATCGCATTCCCAATGCAACCAGAAATAAACTCCAGCAAGCCATTGACAGCGAAGCCGTAAAGGTGAATGATAAAGTAATTAAGTCCAGTTATAAAGTAAAACCTGCAGATGTAATTACGATTTCCCTGCCCCAACCGCCCCGGGATACGGAAATTATCCCTGAGAACATCCCTCTGGATATTGTATATGAAGATGAAGATGTATTGGTAGTGAACAAACCGGCAGGGATGGTGGTTCATCCGGCTTATAATAACTGGACTGGTACGCTGGTGAATGCGCTAACGTATCACTTTCAGCACTTACCTACCTCACAGAACGGTGAAGGCCGTCCCGGACTCGTACACCGCCTGGATAAGGATACCTCCGGATTGCTAGCGGTGGCAAAAACAGAACTGGCTATGGCGCATCTGGCCAGGCAGTTCTATGACCACAGCATCGAACGTACCTATTATGCCTTAGTATGGGGAGAACCCAAACTGGAATCCGGAACCATTGATGCCCATGTTGGCCGGAGTTTGAAAGACCGCAGGGTAACAGCCGTGTTTCCGGAGGGTGAGTTTGGACGCAATGCCGTAACCCATTATAAAGTACTCAAACCTTTGCGGTATGTGTCACTGGTTCAATGTAACCTGGAAACCGGACGTACTCACCAGATCCGGGCACATATGCAATACCTGGGTCATCCGCTGTTTAATGATGCTACTTATGGAGGCGATAAAATTCTGAAAGGCACGTCTTTCACCAAATACCGTCAGTTTGTTGATAACTGTTTTAAATTAATACCCAGGCAGGCATTACATGCCAAATCCTTAGGATTCACGCATCCCCGTACCAAAGAGTGGAAACAGTTTGATTCGCCTTTGCCTGAAGATTTTTCTTCTGTACTGGAAAAATGGGAAAAATATGTAAACACAGTGTAA
- a CDS encoding sensor histidine kinase, whose protein sequence is MKQIQQVYHSAFICRRWLMHSAFWIGVLLIYVIFFGRANHNYLQTFVFVGLLMPITIGTTYFLNYYLVPRYFMHGQYGLFALYFIYTVLGSLCLEMFVAMFTYMAIAQMQWNNMNPASVDIFFLLASLLMVVFFGVALKVMLQWRQSREAYQKLMHEKLEAELRFLKTQLNPHFLFNTLNNLYYLASEKSDKAPQAILALSEILDYVLQEGKAILVPLEKELKQAENFIALELLRYGDRVKVETHINGFLPDKNIVPMLLITLLENSFKHGVMQVSGKSWIILQVEGKADGIYIKVGNSCKNTSLGKGIGLENLQSQLQHVYAATHSLSIDRSKANEFWIQVMLPGKQITGNIAANKILTHKP, encoded by the coding sequence ATGAAGCAAATTCAACAGGTATATCATTCTGCTTTTATCTGCCGGCGATGGCTGATGCATAGTGCATTCTGGATAGGAGTGTTGTTGATATACGTGATTTTCTTTGGGCGTGCCAATCATAATTACTTACAAACCTTTGTATTTGTGGGATTATTGATGCCGATCACCATTGGAACAACCTATTTCCTCAACTACTATCTGGTTCCGCGCTATTTTATGCATGGACAGTATGGCTTATTTGCTTTGTATTTTATATACACGGTGTTAGGTTCGCTTTGCCTGGAAATGTTTGTAGCCATGTTTACCTACATGGCGATTGCCCAAATGCAATGGAACAATATGAACCCGGCTTCTGTAGATATTTTTTTTCTGCTGGCTTCTTTGTTAATGGTCGTTTTTTTCGGTGTAGCCCTTAAAGTGATGCTGCAATGGCGTCAATCCAGAGAAGCGTATCAAAAACTGATGCATGAAAAACTGGAGGCAGAACTCAGGTTTCTGAAAACCCAGTTGAATCCGCATTTTCTGTTTAATACACTGAACAATTTGTACTATCTGGCCAGTGAAAAATCTGATAAGGCTCCCCAGGCCATTCTGGCGTTGAGCGAAATTCTGGATTATGTATTACAGGAAGGAAAAGCCATTTTAGTTCCGCTAGAAAAAGAGCTCAAGCAGGCAGAAAACTTTATTGCATTAGAGTTACTCCGGTATGGCGACCGGGTAAAAGTTGAAACACATATAAACGGCTTTTTACCAGATAAAAATATTGTTCCGATGCTGCTGATTACTTTACTGGAGAATAGTTTTAAACATGGGGTGATGCAGGTATCAGGCAAATCATGGATAATTCTGCAAGTGGAAGGGAAAGCGGATGGTATATATATTAAGGTGGGTAATAGCTGCAAAAATACCAGTTTGGGTAAAGGCATTGGCCTGGAAAATCTGCAAAGTCAGCTTCAACATGTATATGCAGCTACTCATTCATTGTCTATAGACAGAAGCAAAGCCAATGAATTCTGGATTCAGGTGATGCTGCCTGGCAAACAAATAACAGGGAATATAGCAGCAAATAAAATTTTAACACACAAGCCATGA
- a CDS encoding ATP-binding cassette domain-containing protein, translating to MKPDSIFIQLNNATYYKGNTHLFDSLNWTIRKGECWAIVGGLGSGKTSLAEAITGKLFLRSGEAMFPFLEDLPETPDIHEASYLLSFQEESHVFNYANFYYQQRFHATETAGIITARDYLLRALPDSESILLVEELSRQFGITEVLPLEFIKLSNGQTRKLRIIKALLQKPALLVLDNPFAGLDASSRKDLHKIIDQLVVQGIHLLLTSYPTELPQSITHVLWLDKLQIKGKYSRKEFLGTLSVQQNGYAEQSQLPFLANKPTPAFETVIQFKNVQVAYEGKKALQHINWTVKKGEKWALLGPNGSGKSTLLSLIAADHPQAYANHIELFGKRRGSGESIWDIKQRIGFVSPELHLYFKTGMTSREVAATGFRDVLTLNRQITEEENNIIIDLFHYYNMESLLNRRFQQLSSGEQRIILLIRSLVKNPDLIIWDEPFQNVDNAFINQSSSLLQHYCQPDTTLLFVSHYAHEIPGFITRYLFLEKGIIRKMAYYSQKPS from the coding sequence ATGAAGCCTGATTCTATATTTATTCAACTCAACAATGCCACTTATTATAAAGGAAACACGCATTTATTCGATTCTCTCAACTGGACCATCCGCAAAGGTGAATGCTGGGCGATTGTCGGAGGCCTGGGTTCAGGAAAAACCAGTCTGGCTGAAGCAATTACGGGTAAATTGTTTCTCAGAAGTGGAGAAGCCATGTTTCCTTTCCTTGAAGATCTGCCAGAAACTCCCGATATTCATGAAGCTTCCTACCTGCTCTCTTTTCAGGAAGAATCGCATGTATTCAATTATGCCAATTTTTATTACCAGCAACGCTTTCATGCCACAGAAACGGCCGGAATTATTACCGCCAGAGATTATTTACTTCGGGCATTGCCAGATTCAGAAAGCATTTTACTTGTAGAAGAACTAAGCCGCCAGTTTGGAATTACGGAAGTATTGCCCCTGGAATTTATCAAATTGTCAAACGGGCAAACCAGGAAACTACGAATCATCAAAGCCTTATTGCAAAAGCCAGCTTTACTTGTCCTGGATAATCCGTTTGCCGGTCTGGATGCTTCGTCCAGAAAAGATCTGCATAAGATCATAGATCAACTGGTAGTGCAGGGAATTCATCTTTTGCTCACCTCTTATCCCACGGAACTTCCCCAGAGTATTACGCATGTCCTCTGGCTGGATAAGCTTCAAATCAAAGGTAAATACAGCCGCAAGGAATTTCTGGGAACACTGTCGGTACAACAAAATGGTTATGCTGAGCAAAGCCAGCTTCCGTTCTTAGCGAATAAACCAACTCCTGCTTTTGAGACAGTAATTCAATTCAAAAATGTGCAGGTAGCCTACGAAGGTAAAAAAGCACTGCAACACATTAACTGGACGGTGAAAAAAGGCGAGAAATGGGCTTTGCTGGGGCCAAATGGGTCTGGAAAATCTACCTTGCTCAGCCTGATCGCCGCTGATCATCCACAGGCGTATGCCAATCATATTGAGTTATTCGGAAAACGGAGAGGTTCAGGCGAAAGCATCTGGGACATCAAGCAGCGCATCGGATTTGTATCGCCAGAATTGCATTTGTATTTTAAAACCGGTATGACCAGCCGGGAAGTAGCTGCCACCGGATTCAGAGATGTACTTACTTTGAACCGGCAAATCACTGAAGAAGAGAACAATATAATTATTGATCTCTTCCATTACTATAATATGGAATCCTTGCTCAACCGGCGGTTTCAGCAGCTTTCCAGTGGCGAACAAAGAATTATATTGCTAATCCGTTCACTGGTTAAAAATCCGGATCTCATCATCTGGGATGAGCCTTTTCAAAATGTGGACAATGCATTCATAAATCAATCTTCAAGCTTATTGCAGCACTATTGCCAGCCAGATACGACGCTGCTGTTTGTGAGTCATTATGCCCATGAAATTCCCGGCTTTATCACCCGTTATCTTTTTCTGGAAAAAGGCATTATCCGGAAAATGGCGTATTATTCCCAAAAACCTAGTTAA
- a CDS encoding TonB-dependent receptor: MLVFSTLYGVFAQQATLQGIVTETDGTPVPFATIRISNTTTGTTADTSGIFRLGIPSGKLISCVVTHIGYKEAQKSFFLAEGQVADWKVILEKDTKVLREVEIKSARGILLKPEISIANISPQTVKALPSAFGDFNKILATLPGVVSNNELSATYSVRGGNFDENLVYVNGMEVYRPFLVRSGQQEGLSFVNPDLVRNVEFSSGGWQSKYGDKLSSVLNIAYKEPDSLAGSLTVGLLGGAGHLEGKYKDRISYVVGVREKRSQYLLGTLDVKGEYLPRFTDVQSYINIDLSKRKLSEGFVPQTTLGILLSYARNRYFIQPVSQQTSFGTLDQVFTLFVAFGGQELLSYDMYQNGLKFTHKLNRKLTLNIIVSGMQTSEREYTETEGAYRLCDTGFNPATGRFNDCIATRGAGSLYTHYRNRLKASVINFESRNLFEASIRNKFEWGLRYGHEKITDRLEQYTFIDSASYVRLNETLFTDLYLETDRMSAYGQHTFLLNSQHTFTYGFRMGYWSLNKQFLFSPTFQYAFKPDWEKQVSFKLAAGIYRQPPFYRELRTRTGELNTSLKAQSSLHLIAGAERVVKLWGRDFLFTSEAYYKQIWDAVAYDVENVRLRYYANNNTKAYAWGTDFRLSGEFIKGAESWFSLGVLSTKEDLGFDSNGYVRRPTDQRVTISAFFQDHLPNNPTLRVYMNLIYGTGLPFSPPQVLRYRSAFTAPSYRRIDLGFSKIITFKDKTKGVGRFTESLWLGAEILNVVGARNTISYTWVTDTERRQYAVPNTLSARFINLKAIAKF, from the coding sequence TTGTTAGTATTCAGTACATTATATGGTGTATTCGCACAACAGGCAACTCTGCAAGGGATTGTTACTGAAACTGATGGTACGCCTGTGCCATTTGCTACAATCAGAATAAGCAATACGACCACTGGTACAACGGCGGATACTTCCGGAATATTCCGTTTGGGTATTCCTTCGGGTAAACTCATAAGCTGTGTGGTAACACATATTGGATATAAAGAAGCACAGAAAAGTTTTTTTCTGGCAGAAGGGCAGGTTGCCGATTGGAAAGTGATACTGGAAAAAGATACCAAAGTACTGCGGGAAGTAGAAATTAAATCAGCCAGGGGTATATTGTTAAAGCCGGAAATCAGCATTGCCAATATTAGCCCTCAAACCGTAAAAGCGCTTCCTTCAGCTTTCGGAGATTTCAATAAAATACTGGCTACCTTACCTGGCGTTGTGAGCAATAATGAATTGTCGGCTACCTATTCGGTGCGGGGAGGCAATTTTGACGAGAATCTGGTGTATGTAAATGGCATGGAAGTATACCGGCCGTTTCTGGTGCGGTCTGGTCAACAGGAAGGTTTGAGTTTTGTGAATCCCGATCTGGTGCGGAATGTGGAGTTTTCATCTGGTGGCTGGCAATCTAAGTATGGCGATAAATTGTCTTCTGTGCTCAATATTGCTTATAAAGAACCCGATTCCTTGGCTGGTTCTCTTACCGTAGGTTTGCTTGGTGGTGCAGGACATTTGGAAGGAAAATATAAAGACCGGATTTCATATGTAGTAGGAGTGCGGGAAAAACGCTCACAATATTTGCTGGGAACGCTGGATGTAAAAGGGGAGTACCTGCCCAGGTTCACTGATGTACAAAGCTATATCAATATCGACTTATCGAAGCGGAAACTGTCTGAAGGTTTTGTTCCTCAGACTACGCTAGGTATTTTATTATCCTATGCCCGTAACCGCTACTTTATCCAGCCAGTAAGCCAGCAAACTTCTTTCGGCACTTTAGACCAGGTATTCACTTTATTCGTTGCATTTGGCGGACAGGAATTGCTGAGCTATGATATGTATCAGAATGGCCTGAAGTTTACCCACAAACTCAACCGGAAATTAACGCTCAATATCATTGTTTCTGGCATGCAAACCAGCGAGCGAGAGTATACCGAAACAGAAGGTGCTTACCGTTTGTGTGATACAGGCTTCAATCCGGCTACCGGCAGGTTTAACGATTGTATTGCCACAAGGGGGGCAGGTAGTTTGTATACACATTACCGCAACCGCCTGAAAGCAAGTGTAATAAATTTTGAAAGCCGCAATTTATTCGAGGCTAGTATTCGCAATAAGTTCGAATGGGGCTTACGCTATGGGCACGAAAAGATAACTGACCGGCTCGAACAATATACATTTATAGATTCTGCTTCCTATGTGCGCCTCAACGAAACCTTATTTACTGACCTGTATCTGGAAACCGACAGAATGAGTGCATATGGGCAGCATACTTTTCTCTTAAATTCTCAGCATACCTTTACCTATGGGTTCCGGATGGGATATTGGAGCCTGAATAAACAATTTTTGTTCAGCCCTACTTTTCAGTATGCGTTTAAGCCGGATTGGGAAAAACAGGTAAGTTTTAAACTGGCGGCAGGCATTTACCGGCAGCCTCCTTTCTACCGCGAACTGCGAACCCGTACCGGTGAACTAAATACCAGTCTGAAAGCACAGAGTTCCTTACATTTGATCGCCGGGGCAGAACGTGTGGTTAAATTATGGGGAAGGGATTTTTTGTTTACTTCGGAAGCATATTATAAACAGATATGGGATGCCGTGGCCTATGATGTGGAGAATGTCCGTTTGCGTTATTATGCGAATAATAATACCAAAGCCTATGCCTGGGGAACAGATTTCCGCCTGAGCGGCGAATTTATCAAAGGTGCAGAATCCTGGTTCAGCCTGGGTGTGCTGAGTACAAAAGAGGATTTAGGTTTTGATTCAAATGGGTATGTGCGAAGACCTACGGATCAACGGGTTACAATCTCCGCTTTCTTCCAGGACCACTTGCCAAACAATCCTACCCTCAGGGTATACATGAACCTGATTTATGGAACTGGTTTGCCCTTTAGTCCACCGCAGGTATTGCGCTACCGCTCTGCTTTTACAGCTCCCTCTTACCGCCGCATTGATCTGGGATTTTCTAAGATCATTACTTTCAAAGACAAAACAAAAGGAGTAGGTCGCTTTACAGAATCTCTCTGGCTGGGCGCAGAAATCCTGAATGTAGTGGGTGCCCGCAATACAATCTCCTACACCTGGGTTACTGATACTGAGCGCAGGCAGTATGCAGTACCGAATACACTTTCTGCCAGGTTTATTAACCTGAAAGCAATTGCAAAGTTTTGA
- a CDS encoding LytR/AlgR family response regulator transcription factor, translating to MKYRYLIVDDEPLARKLVLAHTSKIEGLELAGECEDAIVAGNMLRSKPVDLLFLDIQLPEINGLKLMGTLKNPPAVIITTAYRDFAPEAFDLDVIDYLLKPIAFERLMKAVNKFFDRKAIVSHFSTGQEEQKAFIYLKAERKSHKVYMEDILYVESLDDYVKVHLHNQMLITRENISQLEQKLPAEAFVRIHRSFIVAVKAVSCISLEGVEVKGKRLPFGRVYKHSALAGLKFK from the coding sequence ATGAAATACAGATACCTCATTGTAGATGATGAACCTCTAGCCAGAAAGCTTGTTTTAGCACATACATCCAAAATAGAAGGACTGGAGCTGGCAGGTGAATGCGAAGATGCGATTGTAGCCGGTAATATGCTCCGGAGCAAACCGGTAGACCTGCTTTTCCTGGATATTCAATTGCCCGAAATCAATGGATTAAAACTGATGGGTACGTTAAAAAATCCTCCTGCTGTAATTATTACCACGGCCTACCGGGATTTTGCACCCGAAGCCTTTGATCTGGATGTGATTGATTACCTGCTTAAACCCATTGCCTTTGAGCGGCTCATGAAAGCTGTTAATAAATTCTTTGACAGGAAAGCTATTGTGTCCCATTTTTCTACAGGGCAGGAAGAACAGAAAGCCTTCATTTATCTGAAAGCAGAGCGTAAATCTCATAAGGTGTACATGGAAGATATTCTTTACGTGGAGAGCCTGGATGATTATGTAAAAGTTCATTTACATAACCAAATGCTGATTACCAGAGAGAATATCAGCCAGTTGGAACAAAAGCTGCCTGCTGAAGCATTTGTTCGCATACACCGGTCGTTCATAGTAGCTGTAAAAGCAGTGAGTTGTATCAGCCTGGAAGGAGTGGAGGTGAAAGGAAAAAGGTTACCATTCGGCAGGGTATATAAACACAGTGCCCTGGCCGGGTTGAAGTTTAAATAG
- a CDS encoding AI-2E family transporter translates to MQTVPVSRVNSVLFLGFLICTALYFAKSFLIPFVVALLLAMLVLPLCNKFEGWGIKRGLSIFLCILLILAVVAGIFGVFTAQVVSFNEELPKMKSQMQEVLYKVQQWIEVQFKIPPQEQESFLEENTASSAKDAGKIAKQIVSGAIGGLTTFLLILVYIFFFLFYREKYEVFFMKIRGENNAGEIKDVLNKIAKVAIKYIGGRFVAILILAVLNSVGLLIIGVKYAILLGCLAALFTFIPYVGTIIGGVFAAGTALVTKSPGAALAVIGMLAFIQLVDDYFIEPYIVGGQVNLSPLAIIVILVIGGLLWGVAGMILFIPLLGIAKVIFDHVPTLQPYGYLIGDDKKEEGNSFKQKIKNWFQKRKQAA, encoded by the coding sequence ATGCAAACTGTTCCGGTCAGCCGAGTAAATTCTGTATTATTTTTGGGCTTTCTTATTTGTACAGCCTTATATTTTGCCAAGTCCTTCCTGATTCCTTTTGTGGTTGCCCTACTGCTCGCCATGCTAGTATTGCCCTTATGCAACAAGTTTGAAGGATGGGGAATAAAACGAGGATTGTCTATTTTTTTATGTATCCTGCTCATACTGGCTGTAGTGGCCGGTATTTTTGGCGTATTTACAGCACAAGTGGTTAGTTTCAATGAAGAACTGCCAAAGATGAAAAGCCAGATGCAGGAAGTATTATATAAAGTGCAGCAATGGATTGAAGTTCAGTTTAAAATACCTCCGCAGGAACAGGAATCTTTTCTGGAAGAGAATACGGCTTCTTCTGCCAAAGATGCCGGAAAAATAGCCAAACAAATTGTAAGTGGTGCCATTGGCGGACTTACAACCTTTCTGTTAATCCTGGTATATATTTTCTTTTTCTTGTTCTACCGGGAAAAATATGAAGTATTCTTTATGAAGATACGGGGAGAAAATAACGCAGGGGAGATAAAAGATGTACTCAATAAAATTGCCAAAGTAGCTATTAAATACATAGGAGGCCGGTTTGTAGCCATTTTAATCCTGGCGGTACTCAACTCGGTAGGTTTGCTGATTATAGGTGTGAAGTATGCCATTTTGCTGGGTTGCCTGGCAGCACTATTCACTTTTATACCTTACGTTGGAACCATTATAGGTGGTGTTTTTGCAGCCGGAACCGCCCTGGTTACCAAATCTCCTGGAGCTGCCCTGGCCGTGATTGGCATGCTTGCTTTCATACAGCTTGTTGACGATTATTTTATAGAACCCTATATTGTAGGCGGACAGGTAAATTTAAGTCCTCTGGCCATTATTGTGATTCTGGTGATTGGCGGTTTATTATGGGGCGTTGCCGGGATGATCCTGTTTATTCCCTTGCTGGGTATTGCCAAAGTAATTTTCGATCATGTGCCTACTTTACAGCCTTACGGGTACCTCATTGGAGATGATAAAAAAGAGGAAGGAAATTCATTCAAGCAGAAAATTAAAAATTGGTTTCAAAAACGCAAGCAGGCAGCATAA